In the genome of Natronorubrum daqingense, the window GCGATAGATGTCAGTATACGGGCGCTATTCGAGTGAACAGTTCCGATCAGTACCGCGAACGTGCACTCGAGCGGGACAGTAACCACTAACCCGTCTCGCTCGAAGGTCGACGTATGGCGTACGTTTCTCGAGAACGAGTGGCTCCGCTCACGGCAATTTTGAGCGTCGTCTCGCTCGCGATCGTCTTCGCGGCCGCGGGTGGACGGGTGCCGCCATCGACGGTTCCGACGGCCCCCGAGTGGGTTCTCGACGCGATTCCCCACGTCAACGTCGCGATTAGTGCGGCCGCAATCGGGACGATCACGCTCGGCTGGCGAGCGATTCGTCGCGGAAACGTCGCCAGGCACCGACTCGCGATGGTGGGCTCGTTCGGGCTGTTCGCGAGCTTTCTCACGCTCTATCTCTACCGGCTGGTCGCGACCGGCGGGGCACAGCCGTTCCCGGGTCCCGACGCCGTCTACCAGTTCGTCTACCTCCCGATCCTCGCGGTTCACATCCTCCTCGCGATCGTCTGCATCCCGCTGGTGTACTACGCGCTGTTGCTCGCCTCCGCCCACCCGATCGAGGAGCTTCCGCGGACGAGTCACGCCCGGTTCGGTCGCTACGCGGCGTCGCTGTGGCTCGTCTCGTTCTCGCTGGGAATCGTCGTCTACGCCCTCCTGCACGTCGCCTACTGATCGCGCTCGTTCTCGTCGCGCTCGTTCTCGTACTCGAGTGAATCGGCTTGCAATTGCTCTCCAGCCGTGTCGCTTGGGGCTGTCCCCAGAACTCCCACCGAGCGCGGCCTCGCCGACGAGGCCCAGACGCCTCGTCTCAACGCCCGGTCCATTCGAGTGCAACGGACACGCCCAACGGGTGCCGTCGCGTACCACCGTCGATGACGCGCCAGCACCCGCGCGAAACGGCCGCGGAGATCGAGCCACAAGAACAGAACCGACAGCCCGGCCTCGAGAGCGAGATGGAACCGCCCGCCGAGTTCATCCGCGACGACTACGAGGGCAGCGGGAAACTCGAGGGAAAGGTTGCGGTCGTCACCGGTGGAGACAGCGGCATTGGCCGGGCCGCCGCGGTCCACTTCGCTCGAGAGGGTGCCGACGTCGCCGTGATGTACCTCGACGAAGAGGAGGACGCGGAGACGACGGCCGAGATGGTCGAAGACGAGGGCCAAGCGAGTCTGACCCTCGCAGGCGACGTCCGCGACAGCGCGTTCTGTCAGGCGGCCGTCGAGGAGGTCGTCGACGAGTTCGGGGACCTCAACGTCGTCGTCAACAATGCGGCGGCCCAGGTCGTGAAGACCGACCTGACGGACATCTCCGACGAGCAGTGGGAGGAGACGTTCGCGACGAACATCCACGGCTACTTCTACCTGACCAAGGCGGCCCTCCCTCACCTCGAGGACGGGGATACGATCGTCAACACGACTTCGATTAACGCGTTCCGCGGTCACGACACGCTCGTGGATTACTCGACGACGAAGGGCGCGATCGTCGCGTTCACGCGCTCGCTGTCCCAGCAGCTTGCCCCCGAGGGGATTCGCGTCAACCAGGTCGCACCCGGGCCGATCTGGACGCCGTTGATCCCCGCGACGATCGGCCAGTACGACCCCGAAATGGTCGAATCGTTCGGCGAGGACGTCCCGATGGGCCGACCGGGTCAACCCAGCGAACTCGGGCCAGCGTACGTCTACCTCGCCTGTGAGGACTCTTCGTACGTGAGCGGCCAGACGCTGCACGTAAACGGCGGCTCCGTCATCGGCGGGTAGCGACCGTTGGTCCGTCCCGTCGGCCGGTCGCGTTCGCCGTCGATGACGACGCCCCGCTCGTCGAGTCAGGTATGCAACACTTATGCGGGTCGCGGAGAATCGTGTCGTATGCTCCCCGAAATCGGTTCGGAACTGCTGTCAACGGTCGCCCTCCTCGCCGCCATCGGTGTCTGGATCGTTTCGGACTGGTCCATCGCCTTCGCTCACCGCGGGACGGCCGACGACTCGAGAGACCGTGGTTCGAAGTACGCGATCGGCGCGGCCGTCGTTGGAGGCGTCCTCGCGGCCGTCGTGCTCTCGCAGGTTACCCCCGGCCTCAGCGTTCCCGCGCCGACCGTTGCCTTCTGGCTCGGGGTAGGGACGATCCTGCTCGGCGTCGTCCTCAGACAGTACGCCGTTCGCACGCTCGGGGACGGGTTCGACCTCGAGGTGACCGTCGACGCGGCGGACGAGGTGGTCGATTCCGGTCCGTATCGGTGGGTCCGCCACCCCTCGTACACGGGGGCGTTGCTCTCGCTGGTCGGCGTCGGGATCACCGTCGGAAACTGGCTGAGCATCGCCGTCGCCCTCGTCGCCGGAATCGCGGGCTACGGTTATCGAATTCGCGTCGAAGAACGAGCCCTGCGCGAGACGCTCGGTGAGCGCTACGCCGCGTACACGAACCGGACGCCGTACCGACTCGTTCCCGGCGTCTGGTAACGACCGAGGTCAGTCGTCCGCGTGCATCGTTTGGCCCTCGAGTTCGGGCCGCGTGACGTCTCGGTCGGTCGCCTCGCCGTCGATGTCGTAGGGGTACTCCCCGGTCACACAGCCCAGACAGAGATCGATTCGGTCGTTGCCGAGGACGTTCGCGACGGCGTCGGTCGAGAGGTACGCGAGACTGTCCGCGTTGATGGTGTCGCGGATCTCCGCCGCCGATTTGTCCGAGGCGATGAGTTCCTCGCGGGTGGCCATGTTGATCCCCATGTAACAGGGGGCGACGATTTCGGGCGCGCCGATTCGGACGTGAACTTCCTCGGCCCCGCAGTCTTTGAGCAGTTGCACAAGTTGTGTCGAGGTGGTCCCGCGGACGATACTGTCGTCGATGACGGTGACGGTCTTGCCTTCGATGGTCGATTTGATCGGGTTGAGTTTGAGGCGGACGGCGCGCTCGCGTTCGCTCTGGGTCGGCATGATGAACGTCCGTCCGACGTAGCGGTTTTTCATCAGCCCTTCTGCGAACTCGACGCCGTCATCGCTTTCCTCGCGCAGGTCGCCGTCAGCCGTCGTCTCGCTCGCGGCGTCGGCGTACCCCGAGGCGAACGCCCGTCCGGAGTCGGGGACGGGCATCACGACGTCGCTCTCGACGCCGCTTTCCTCCCAGAGCTTGCGGCCGAGGTTTCGGCGCGCCTCGTAGACCAGCGTCTCGTCGATGACGCTGTCCGGGCGCGCGAAGTAGACGTGTTCGAAAAAGCAGTGAGCTGTGTTCTCGTTGTCGACGAGTTGGTAGGAGTCGAAGCCGTCGCCGTCTTCTCGCAAGACGACGAGTTCGCCGGGTTGCACGTCGCGAACGAGGTCGCCGTCCAGCGTATCGATCGCGGCCGACTCGGAGGCGAGCATGTAGCCGTCCTCGAGTTCGCCGATACACAGCGGGCGATTCCCCTGCGGGTCGCGCACGCCGAGGATCGTATCGTCGTGGCTGATCGCGAGGGCGTAAGAGCCGTGGATACGACCCATCGTCCGTTTGACGGCGCGCACGAGGTCCTCCTCGAGTAAGTTTCGCGCGAGGTCGTGGGCGATCACTTCGGTGTCGCCGTCGCTCGTAAAGGCGTGGCCGACGGCGGCGAGTTCGTCGCGAATCTCGTCGGCGTTGACGAGGTTGCCGTTGTGTGAGAGCCCGAGGGAGCCGCTCTTGAACGAGACGGAGAAGGGCTGGGCACACGAGGAGTCGACCGAGCCGGCCGTTGGATACCGAACGTGGCCGATTCCGGTCGCGCCGTTGAGAACGTCGAGGTCGTCCTCGTCGAACACCTCGCCCACCAGCCCCATGTCGACGTGGCTGTGTTGCTGGAAGCCGTCGTGTGTGACGATTCCGGCGGACTCCTGGCCGCGGTGCTGGAGTGCGTAGAGCCCGTAGTACAACGGTCGTGCCGCGTCTCGACCGTCGAGTGAGACGCCGACGACGCCGCACTTTTCGGTCATTCCTGTTCGCCGGGGAGTTTCGCCCCGCCCATCAGTCATGGATGAGTGTAGGCGATCCAGTCGATAAAAATCCCCGTGTTTGTGCCTTCCGATAGTCCCCCACCCCAGGCCATTATACACGTTCTTGAATAGAATCGCCAACGGACTGCCACTCGACGTACGGATCTCGCCTTTCAGGCGAGAACGCACGTCTGTACAGCAACGCTTCTGGCCGAGTGATAACACAGTTTCAAGACAGTTGCCGCGAGTGCACCACACATGCGACTCGAGGAGTACTGGGGAGTCGGGCCGAAGACCCGGGAGACACTATTCGAGGAGTTGGGTGCCGAGCGAGCGATGCAGGCCATCGAGGGCGGTGACGTGCGTGCGCTCTCGGATGCGGGACTCGCTCGCGGTCGGGCGACGCGCATTCTGCGTCGGGCGACAGGCGGCGACGGAATGGAGATGTTAGCGACGCGCGATGCTCGCTCCGCGTACAAGGAAGTACTCGACCTTGCCGTCGAACATGCCGTCACGCGACGAGCGGCCGACCGAATCCGCGTGCTGACGCCGCTCACCTCCCAGGAGGCCATGGACGACCGACTGGACGACGTGCTCGCGGCCCGGAACGCCTGGGGGACACTCGCCGACGAGGACCGCGACGCCGTTCTCGACGCCTACGAACGCTACGACGAGCGAAACGAGAGCGAACGCGCAGCCGTCGAGACGGCATTAGCCTTGCTCGAGGCAGGGGTCGACTCCGGGCCGTTCGCGACTATCGCCGAACTCGAGCGAGAGCGACTCGAGGACGCTGCCGACGCGCTCGCGGCGTTCGACGGCGACCGGCGGCGGGTGCAATCGGACGTCGACGACGAACTCGATCGACTCCGCGATGCACTGGGGACGATCGAAGATATGGACGCGAACGCCCTCGAACTGATCGAGGAACTCCGTTCGGACGGCGTGCGCGACGTCGGGCAGTTCCGCGAGTCCTTCGAGGATCACCTCCTGAGCGAGACTGGTGTGACGCTCGAGCAGGTTCACGACGCGATGCCCGCCGACGCGACGGACGCGACGGATTTCGTCGGGAGCACCCTCCGAACGCTTCGAAGCGATCTTACGAGTGCGATCGACGAACGAGAAGCGACGGTCGCGAGCGATCTCGAGGAAACGCTCGAGGAGACCAGTGACGCGACCGACCAGGCTGTTGGCGCGGTCGACGAGATCGCCTTGCACCTCTCGTTGGCTCGGTTCGCACTCGCGTACGACTGCACCCGTCCGGCGTTCGTCGAAGGAGACGGCGCGGTGTCCGTCGTCCAGGCCCAGAACCTGACCATCGCTGCGAACGACGACGAGTCGGTCCAGTCCGTCACCTACGCGCTCGGCGAACACGCCGTGACCGAGGTGTCGGCAGACGTCAACGCCGTTCCAGGCGAGGAACGCGTCACCGTCCTCACGGGAGCCAACAGCGGCGGGAAGACGACCCTGCTCGAGACGCTGTGTCAGGTCGTCTTGCTGGCGACGATGGGGTTACCCGTCCCCGCCGAACGCGCAGAGGTGACGCCCGTCGACTCGCTTGTGTTCCACCGCAGACACGCGAGTTTCAACGCCGGCGTGCTCGAGGCGACCCTGAAGTCGATCGTGCCGCCGCTCGCGACGGAGGGGAGGACGCTGATGTTGGTCGACGAGTTCGAGGCGATTACCGAACCCGGCAGCGCGGCCGAGTTGCTCCACGGCCTCGTCACGCTGTCGGTCGACCGGGACGCACTCGGCGTCTTCGTCACGCACCTCGCGGACGACCTCGAACCGCTGCCGCCGACGGCCCGCGTGGACGGCATCTTCGCGGAGGGGTTGAACCCGGACCTCGAGTTGGAAGTCGACTACCAGCCGCGATTCGACACCGTCGGCCGTTCGACGCCGGAGTTCATCGTCTCGCGATTGGTCGCGAACGCGGACGGGAGGGGTGAACGCGCCGGGTTCGAGACCCTCGCGGAAGCCGTCGGGAACGACGTCGTCCAGCGAACCTTGGCCGACGCGCGCTGGAGCGAGAGCGAGTAATTACCACCGATCGCGGACGTCTTCTCGGTCCGACAATCTGGCCTCTCCTTCGGGTCGTCGATCCGGCGGCGAGGCGTACTCTCCACCGTCGACACCTCCTTCGCCGTACGTGTACGCTGTCCCGTCTTCTTCCTCACAGACTCGAGCCTCGAGGTACGTCCGTGCGGCGCGACGAGAGAGCGCGCCCATCTCGACGATATCCGCGAGCGTCGTTTTCGTCGCCTGAAACCAGATCCGGACCCGTTCGTCGACGGCGAGCGTGTCCACGGCGACGATCCCGCCGCGACACCCGCCGTGGCTGACGGTCCACTCGAGCCAGCAGACTCGGTACGTGGTGGTCCGGTAGTCTTCCCCCGGTGCGACGAGGACCAGTCGCTCGTACGTACAGGGGTCGAGATAGGCGCTCAGAATACGGGTGCGGGAAACTGCGTGGCCGACCATTTCGGGGTCGATCGAGCCGTCGGCCAGCGGCGTCTCGGCCGTGATCTGCTCGCCGAGCGCGACCCGCTCGCCGCCCCAGTGGCTGTACCTGATATCGTATCGCTGGTCCGGCCGCCGATAGGCGACGAGTGCTCTATGCCCCATCGACTCCCCTCCGCGTTCGCGAGACGTCCACGGCGTCGGTCCGTGAACGAGCGCCGACCTGGCTCGGACGGTCCATCACGGGGTCTGGCCGCCCGCCAGTATTTGAACCTGCGGACGGCGGGGGTGACCGAACGGCGGAGTCAGCATTCGATTCGGTTCGATTCGACCGTCTCGACTTGCGGACAGTGGGGAAAGGCAGAACTTCGTCGGCGTCGTAGGGAGACGCACGCAGATGGCGACGGCATACGACGCGGTCGTGTTCGACAACGACGGCGTACTGACGACACCGACGGACCGCAGCGCACTGCTCGAGGCGATGGACGAGGCGTTCGACGCGGTCGACGTGCGCGAGCCACCGGATCACCACCGCGAGACGCTGTTGAGCCCCAGCGTCGACTCCCTCCAGACCATCGCTGCTGCACACGACGTCGACCCGCGAGCCCTCTGGTCGGCCCGCGAAGACGCGGCGATTGCCGCCCAGCTCGCGGAGATCGAAGCCGGGCGAAAGCGCCTCTACGACGATATCGACGCCCTCGAGGACCTCGAGACGCCGACGGGGATCGTCAGCAACAACCAACACGAGACCATCGGCAACATCGTCGACCACTACGGCCTCGACTCGTTCGAAATCTGGTACGGTCGCGAACCGAGCCTCGAGGGAATCGAGCGCAAGAAGCCCACGCCGTACTACCTCGAGCGGGCGCTCGCGGATCTCGAGGCCGACGACGCCCTCTACGTCGGCGATAGCTGGGTCGATATCGCCGCGGCCGATGCGGCGGGCGTCGACGTGGCGTTCATCCGGCGAAAACACCGGCGCGAGTACGAACTCGAGCGCGTTCCGACGTACGAAATCGAGGGGCTGGGAGAGCTTTCGGAACTGCTGTGAGAACCCGATTCCCCGCCGGGAAGATTATTCTGTTGTGCTGGCTCTCGCCTCCGCACGCGCCTTGACGGCGGCGTTCATCGCCTCGAATCCGGCTTCGATCGCGTCGGCGTCTAACAACACCGGAACGAGTGCGCCCCGGAACGTCTCGCGGTGTAACAACCGCGTTCGCTCGCCCTGATCGACCGGCTCGAGGTGGAACTCGTGGTAGCCGTCGAAGGCGAAGGGGACGACCAGTCGGCCGAGCCAGACGAGACGACGGTTCTCCTCGACGGCGATGACTTCCGGGGTGAACGTCATCGCTCGAGCGCCGGGGGGTTCGATCCGGACGCGGAGTCGCTCGCCCTCGCTCGGCGTTCCGTCGATCGCGCGCACGAACGGATTCCACTCCGGGTAGCTGTCGAACTCGAGGAGGACGTCCCAGACGACGTCGGGCGGGGCGTCGATCTCTTCGAAGACCTCGATCTGGTTCATTAGTTCGGGTATGCGCCACAGTGACATGCGTGTGTCGCCGTCGCAGGCTGGGACGGCGGGCGTACCCCGAATCGGTGACCGACGAACGTACCCCGAATCGTTGAAGGCCCAGACGACGGAAGAGACGAGTATGGAACGAACGGGGACGATTCTTCGGGGCCGCGAGTTCGAGCCGATCGAGGGCCGAATCGTAATCGACGACGACGGTCGCATCGAAGCCATCGAGGAGGCGTCGGTCGAGGGTTCAGACATTATCCTGCCGGCGTTCGTCAACGCCCACACGCACATCGGCGACTCGATCGCGAAAGAGGCGGGTGGCGGACTCTCCCTCGAGGAACTGGTCGCGCCGCCGGACGGACTGAAACACCGACTGCTCCGACAGGCGTCACCGGAGGAACTGATCGACGCGATGCGTCGGTCCCTGCAGTTCATGCAGCGTTCGGGGACGGCAGCCTGTCTCGATTTCCGAGAGG includes:
- a CDS encoding HAD family hydrolase; translated protein: MATAYDAVVFDNDGVLTTPTDRSALLEAMDEAFDAVDVREPPDHHRETLLSPSVDSLQTIAAAHDVDPRALWSAREDAAIAAQLAEIEAGRKRLYDDIDALEDLETPTGIVSNNQHETIGNIVDHYGLDSFEIWYGREPSLEGIERKKPTPYYLERALADLEADDALYVGDSWVDIAAADAAGVDVAFIRRKHRREYELERVPTYEIEGLGELSELL
- a CDS encoding MutS-related protein; protein product: MRLEEYWGVGPKTRETLFEELGAERAMQAIEGGDVRALSDAGLARGRATRILRRATGGDGMEMLATRDARSAYKEVLDLAVEHAVTRRAADRIRVLTPLTSQEAMDDRLDDVLAARNAWGTLADEDRDAVLDAYERYDERNESERAAVETALALLEAGVDSGPFATIAELERERLEDAADALAAFDGDRRRVQSDVDDELDRLRDALGTIEDMDANALELIEELRSDGVRDVGQFRESFEDHLLSETGVTLEQVHDAMPADATDATDFVGSTLRTLRSDLTSAIDEREATVASDLEETLEETSDATDQAVGAVDEIALHLSLARFALAYDCTRPAFVEGDGAVSVVQAQNLTIAANDDESVQSVTYALGEHAVTEVSADVNAVPGEERVTVLTGANSGGKTTLLETLCQVVLLATMGLPVPAERAEVTPVDSLVFHRRHASFNAGVLEATLKSIVPPLATEGRTLMLVDEFEAITEPGSAAELLHGLVTLSVDRDALGVFVTHLADDLEPLPPTARVDGIFAEGLNPDLELEVDYQPRFDTVGRSTPEFIVSRLVANADGRGERAGFETLAEAVGNDVVQRTLADARWSESE
- a CDS encoding DUF6735 family protein yields the protein MGHRALVAYRRPDQRYDIRYSHWGGERVALGEQITAETPLADGSIDPEMVGHAVSRTRILSAYLDPCTYERLVLVAPGEDYRTTTYRVCWLEWTVSHGGCRGGIVAVDTLAVDERVRIWFQATKTTLADIVEMGALSRRAARTYLEARVCEEEDGTAYTYGEGGVDGGEYASPPDRRPEGEARLSDREDVRDRW
- a CDS encoding SDR family oxidoreductase; protein product: MTRQHPRETAAEIEPQEQNRQPGLESEMEPPAEFIRDDYEGSGKLEGKVAVVTGGDSGIGRAAAVHFAREGADVAVMYLDEEEDAETTAEMVEDEGQASLTLAGDVRDSAFCQAAVEEVVDEFGDLNVVVNNAAAQVVKTDLTDISDEQWEETFATNIHGYFYLTKAALPHLEDGDTIVNTTSINAFRGHDTLVDYSTTKGAIVAFTRSLSQQLAPEGIRVNQVAPGPIWTPLIPATIGQYDPEMVESFGEDVPMGRPGQPSELGPAYVYLACEDSSYVSGQTLHVNGGSVIGG
- a CDS encoding methyltransferase family protein, with amino-acid sequence MLPEIGSELLSTVALLAAIGVWIVSDWSIAFAHRGTADDSRDRGSKYAIGAAVVGGVLAAVVLSQVTPGLSVPAPTVAFWLGVGTILLGVVLRQYAVRTLGDGFDLEVTVDAADEVVDSGPYRWVRHPSYTGALLSLVGVGITVGNWLSIAVALVAGIAGYGYRIRVEERALRETLGERYAAYTNRTPYRLVPGVW
- a CDS encoding DUF420 domain-containing protein, which encodes MAYVSRERVAPLTAILSVVSLAIVFAAAGGRVPPSTVPTAPEWVLDAIPHVNVAISAAAIGTITLGWRAIRRGNVARHRLAMVGSFGLFASFLTLYLYRLVATGGAQPFPGPDAVYQFVYLPILAVHILLAIVCIPLVYYALLLASAHPIEELPRTSHARFGRYAASLWLVSFSLGIVVYALLHVAY
- the purF gene encoding amidophosphoribosyltransferase, which translates into the protein MTEKCGVVGVSLDGRDAARPLYYGLYALQHRGQESAGIVTHDGFQQHSHVDMGLVGEVFDEDDLDVLNGATGIGHVRYPTAGSVDSSCAQPFSVSFKSGSLGLSHNGNLVNADEIRDELAAVGHAFTSDGDTEVIAHDLARNLLEEDLVRAVKRTMGRIHGSYALAISHDDTILGVRDPQGNRPLCIGELEDGYMLASESAAIDTLDGDLVRDVQPGELVVLREDGDGFDSYQLVDNENTAHCFFEHVYFARPDSVIDETLVYEARRNLGRKLWEESGVESDVVMPVPDSGRAFASGYADAASETTADGDLREESDDGVEFAEGLMKNRYVGRTFIMPTQSERERAVRLKLNPIKSTIEGKTVTVIDDSIVRGTTSTQLVQLLKDCGAEEVHVRIGAPEIVAPCYMGINMATREELIASDKSAAEIRDTINADSLAYLSTDAVANVLGNDRIDLCLGCVTGEYPYDIDGEATDRDVTRPELEGQTMHADD
- a CDS encoding SRPBCC domain-containing protein, which produces MNQIEVFEEIDAPPDVVWDVLLEFDSYPEWNPFVRAIDGTPSEGERLRVRIEPPGARAMTFTPEVIAVEENRRLVWLGRLVVPFAFDGYHEFHLEPVDQGERTRLLHRETFRGALVPVLLDADAIEAGFEAMNAAVKARAEARASTTE